From the genome of Geminocystis herdmanii PCC 6308, one region includes:
- a CDS encoding ribonuclease toxin HepT-like protein, whose product MDKNTFIILKADLNAQIQLMASIEQKLQARCENLESDDIIRLESIAYQIHNLYNATKDLLKIVATYFENHITETSRWHSLLLHRMSQEIPEIRPALISQETYNILDSLRGFRHFFRHAYNTAIEYNQLKSNLDKALNLSSNLKKDLKIFLEQITTN is encoded by the coding sequence ATGGACAAAAACACCTTTATAATTTTAAAAGCTGATCTTAATGCCCAAATACAGTTAATGGCAAGTATTGAGCAAAAACTTCAAGCTCGATGTGAAAATTTAGAGTCAGATGATATTATTCGCTTAGAAAGTATTGCCTATCAAATTCATAATCTTTATAATGCCACAAAAGATTTATTAAAAATTGTCGCAACCTATTTTGAAAACCACATCACAGAAACTTCTCGATGGCATAGCCTTTTATTACACAGAATGAGTCAAGAAATACCAGAAATTCGCCCTGCTTTAATTTCCCAAGAAACCTACAATATTTTAGACAGTTTGAGGGGATTTCGTCACTTTTTTCGTCATGCTTATAATACAGCGATCGAATATAACCAGTTAAAATCAAATTTAGATAAAGCTCTTAATTTATCATCAAATCTAAAAAAAGATTTAAAAATATTTCTTGAACAAATCACCACTAATTAA
- a CDS encoding HEPN domain-containing protein, translating to MRSNTEIKLLLSKAKDTHKASLVLLENHLLESAVGRAYYTMFYVAQGFLLSKNLSFSSYKLNHKCYYNHNE from the coding sequence GTGAGGAGTAATACTGAAATCAAATTACTATTGAGCAAGGCTAAAGACACCCATAAAGCATCTTTAGTGCTGTTAGAGAATCATTTACTTGAATCTGCCGTTGGGAGAGCTTATTACACCATGTTTTATGTGGCTCAAGGGTTTCTTTTATCAAAAAATCTTTCTTTTTCGAGTTATAAATTAAACCATAAATGCTATTATAATCACAATGAATAA
- a CDS encoding DUF6364 family protein, whose protein sequence is METETITLELSKNYLMFAEYYAKKYGISITEMFVDYLKTLEKIEQKSYYPSLEKITGFISENIDAEKVYQDYLTEKYNP, encoded by the coding sequence ATGGAAACGGAAACAATTACCTTAGAATTATCCAAAAATTATCTAATGTTTGCTGAATACTATGCCAAAAAATATGGTATCAGTATCACTGAGATGTTTGTTGATTATTTAAAGACTCTTGAAAAGATAGAGCAAAAATCTTATTATCCCTCCCTAGAAAAAATAACAGGATTTATTTCCGAAAATATAGACGCAGAAAAAGTTTATCAAGATTATTTAACCGAAAAATACAATCCGTGA
- the rsmD gene encoding 16S rRNA (guanine(966)-N(2))-methyltransferase RsmD, whose translation MRIYGNREIKTLSGNDTRPTTSKVREALFNIWKDYLESASWLDLCAGNGTMGAEALCRGVSEVVAIEQSSLACQIIRENWQKVAQENQQFKVLRGDILQRLKSLKGQKFDLIYFDPPYHNDLYDRVLNLIYDYELLKGQIAVEYDPRKSKISEQQKLTLVQTKFYGNIALNFYC comes from the coding sequence ATGCGAATCTACGGCAACAGAGAAATTAAAACCCTATCAGGAAATGATACTCGCCCTACCACATCTAAAGTTCGGGAGGCTTTATTTAATATTTGGAAAGACTATCTTGAATCGGCATCTTGGTTAGATTTATGTGCAGGAAACGGTACAATGGGGGCAGAAGCCCTTTGTCGAGGAGTTTCTGAGGTGGTAGCCATCGAACAATCGTCTTTAGCCTGTCAAATTATTCGAGAAAATTGGCAAAAAGTAGCTCAAGAAAATCAACAATTTAAGGTTTTAAGGGGAGATATTTTACAAAGATTAAAGAGTTTAAAAGGACAAAAATTTGATCTAATTTACTTTGATCCACCTTATCACAATGATCTGTACGATCGAGTTTTAAACTTAATTTATGATTATGAATTACTAAAAGGACAAATAGCTGTAGAATATGATCCCAGAAAATCAAAAATTAGTGAACAACAAAAACTAACCTTAGTGCAAACAAAATTTTACGGTAATATCGCCCTTAATTTTTACTGTTAA
- a CDS encoding nucleotidyltransferase domain-containing protein: MLESSIKNTVNLIEPSLRRFEKSLRYLYGKDIDKIILFGSQARGEATIDSDVDILVVTKAKLTEQKRDELIREISDFSINENILFNVIEMLTTRFELEQSPLLINIRREGIVL, from the coding sequence GTGCTAGAGTCGTCCATAAAAAACACTGTTAACCTAATCGAACCAAGTTTAAGAAGATTTGAAAAGTCTCTAAGATACTTATACGGGAAAGATATTGACAAGATTATTTTATTTGGTTCTCAAGCAAGAGGAGAAGCAACGATCGATTCTGATGTGGATATTTTAGTTGTGACTAAAGCAAAATTAACCGAACAAAAACGAGATGAATTAATTAGAGAAATTAGCGATTTTTCCATCAACGAAAATATTTTATTTAATGTTATTGAAATGTTAACAACAAGATTTGAATTAGAACAAAGTCCTTTGCTCATCAATATCCGTAGAGAGGGTATTGTCTTGTGA
- a CDS encoding ABC transporter transmembrane domain-containing protein, with the protein MTVVNKLKKYISKPNLWLASIVKQNWRLGFLSIGLGLFASVLEGLSTSLVLPLTSYLSNSNSSQNQNVFPKPIEQIGEFFGIENPFVIFVILFWFVIIFKNSTKYYSDFNINKLKFYTGKIIREQIINKFFESDISLYNSAKTGELTALINDHTERCQEISANFFTLISEFTTIICLLAVAIYLSPQITLIGIISFSGLVFGLKSLLSKIKVKSHKVANETTIFSGLILEILDGIKVIKSFDLENNKRKETQMTLDSRCHSEIQLYKYACAVNPITETLGISTLLVILIAFYFLGDGNFLPILLTYTIVMLRTIPRINFANNLISSFSIREGSLNLVYQFLWDIYLARA; encoded by the coding sequence ATGACAGTAGTAAATAAGTTAAAAAAATATATCTCAAAGCCTAATCTCTGGTTAGCTAGTATTGTTAAACAAAACTGGAGATTGGGTTTTCTCTCCATTGGATTAGGACTTTTTGCCTCCGTATTAGAAGGTTTATCAACCTCTTTAGTGTTGCCTTTGACTAGCTATTTAAGTAACAGTAATTCTTCACAAAATCAAAATGTATTTCCTAAACCCATTGAACAAATCGGTGAGTTTTTTGGCATAGAAAATCCTTTTGTCATTTTCGTTATCTTATTTTGGTTCGTAATAATTTTCAAAAATAGTACTAAATACTACTCAGATTTTAACATCAACAAATTAAAGTTTTATACAGGTAAAATTATCCGTGAACAAATTATTAACAAGTTTTTTGAATCAGACATATCTTTATATAATTCCGCAAAAACTGGTGAATTAACAGCTCTAATAAATGATCATACAGAACGTTGTCAGGAAATAAGTGCGAATTTTTTCACCCTTATTAGTGAATTTACAACGATTATTTGTTTATTAGCCGTTGCCATTTATTTATCTCCTCAAATAACCTTGATTGGTATCATTAGTTTTAGTGGTTTGGTATTCGGTTTAAAATCTTTATTATCTAAAATCAAAGTTAAAAGTCATAAAGTTGCTAATGAAACAACAATATTTTCAGGGTTAATTCTAGAAATTTTAGACGGTATCAAAGTAATAAAATCCTTTGATTTGGAAAATAACAAAAGGAAAGAAACTCAAATGACTTTAGATTCTCGATGTCATTCAGAAATACAGTTATACAAGTATGCTTGTGCTGTCAATCCCATAACTGAAACTTTAGGAATAAGCACATTGTTAGTAATTTTAATAGCTTTTTATTTTCTAGGCGATGGGAATTTTTTACCAATTTTGTTAACTTATACTATTGTGATGCTAAGAACAATACCTCGTATTAATTTTGCCAATAACCTTATTTCTTCTTTTTCAATTAGGGAAGGTAGTCTTAATCTAGTTTATCAATTTTTATGGGATATATACTTGGCGAGGGCATAA
- a CDS encoding type II toxin-antitoxin system VapC family toxin, with translation MILIDLNIILDVVQHRQPYYPYSAKIIDSIVMGKNKGAVSIHSVTTLHYLVNKYCGFEKAQEVIAWLLQHFEVISLEKKDILKAYSLQWKDFFNSPVLAITPENFII, from the coding sequence GTGATTCTAATTGACTTAAATATTATTTTAGATGTAGTTCAACATCGACAACCTTATTACCCTTATTCAGCAAAAATCATCGATAGTATTGTTATGGGTAAAAATAAAGGTGCTGTTTCTATTCATTCCGTTACTACTCTTCATTATCTCGTTAATAAATACTGTGGTTTTGAAAAAGCCCAAGAAGTTATTGCTTGGTTGTTACAACACTTTGAAGTAATCTCTCTTGAAAAAAAAGATATATTAAAAGCCTATTCTCTGCAATGGAAAGATTTTTTCAACTCTCCTGTTTTAGCCATAACTCCAGAAAATTTTATCATCTAA
- a CDS encoding nucleotidyltransferase family protein, producing the protein MTLFSTKKLDRIIAEERLKLETQRQSLLKKTCQWLDKFSIEYGITQAYIFGSVTRAGKFHHHSDIDLAVETINPEKHCQAISLLSTYLERDVDLIKLDSCHFAHRIRQTGILWTKTPL; encoded by the coding sequence ATGACTTTGTTTTCTACTAAGAAACTCGATCGAATTATCGCAGAAGAACGATTAAAATTAGAAACTCAGCGTCAAAGCCTACTGAAAAAAACGTGTCAATGGTTAGATAAATTTTCGATCGAATATGGTATAACTCAAGCCTATATATTTGGTTCTGTTACTCGTGCAGGAAAATTTCATCATCATTCAGACATTGATTTAGCCGTGGAAACTATTAACCCAGAAAAACACTGTCAAGCCATTAGTTTACTCTCAACTTATCTTGAAAGAGATGTAGATTTAATCAAATTAGATTCTTGTCATTTTGCTCACCGTATTCGTCAAACAGGGATTTTATGGACAAAAACACCTTTATAA
- a CDS encoding ABC transporter ATP-binding protein, translated as MSITHQKIKQGSVSFTGIKKKISIENVTFQYPNTKKSVIKNLSLNIKNGQKVALVGQSGSGKSTLVDLLMRYYDPSEGNIFIDGQDLKNINLSQWRSYTAIVSQDTFLFNSTILENIRYGNLTASDEEIREATQNAYAMEFIERLPQGLNTIVGQRGVMLSGGQKQRIAIARAFLRNPQLLILDEATSALDTASEVFVQKAIDKISEGRTVITIAHRLSTIKNADVIVTMQSGEIIEKGSHEELLGKKHYYWKLHNSANIAT; from the coding sequence ATGAGTATAACTCATCAAAAAATTAAACAAGGTTCTGTATCGTTTACGGGTATTAAGAAAAAAATATCCATAGAAAATGTTACTTTTCAATATCCTAATACTAAAAAATCAGTCATCAAAAATCTATCTCTAAATATTAAAAATGGACAAAAAGTTGCTTTAGTCGGACAATCGGGTAGCGGTAAATCAACTTTAGTAGATCTGTTAATGCGTTACTATGATCCCAGTGAGGGCAATATTTTTATTGATGGGCAAGACTTAAAAAATATAAATCTGTCCCAGTGGCGTTCTTATACAGCTATTGTCAGTCAAGATACTTTTCTGTTTAATAGCACTATTTTAGAGAATATCCGCTACGGTAATTTAACAGCATCGGATGAAGAAATCAGGGAAGCCACACAAAATGCCTATGCAATGGAGTTTATTGAACGTTTACCTCAAGGTTTAAATACAATAGTAGGACAGAGGGGAGTGATGTTATCTGGGGGACAAAAACAAAGAATCGCCATCGCCCGTGCATTTTTACGCAATCCTCAATTATTGATTTTAGATGAAGCTACCAGTGCTTTGGATACTGCTTCTGAAGTCTTTGTTCAAAAGGCGATCGACAAAATTAGCGAAGGGAGAACGGTTATTACTATTGCTCACCGATTATCAACTATAAAAAATGCAGATGTTATTGTGACAATGCAATCGGGAGAGATAATAGAAAAAGGTTCTCATGAAGAACTTTTAGGCAAAAAACATTATTATTGGAAACTTCATAATTCTGCTAATATAGCAACATAA